One segment of Megachile rotundata isolate GNS110a chromosome 6, iyMegRotu1, whole genome shotgun sequence DNA contains the following:
- the LOC100877794 gene encoding uncharacterized protein LOC100877794: MMLITTAVILSLLIAYGNAYEEYPAICKNETFTMNIASDTLLHKFIVSGTIRCINIPSGGIKFMEQGAFDGVPNLTYLNLERNFISPSDLFSFGSIPNIKALILSDQTYNSYQSSVPINYIYPELQYLNLRNTKISNIINYTENSFPKLKYLDISGNRFSSFKFVQLWNNTLTFLHLNSNQISDISLNNLKNLETLTLDNNNIRRIGYSYYNNLDLTGLKNLKHLSVANNEIDSIDRLAFKETVNLRYLNLSNNQLPSYNSNFQSFEHLSSLEILALDDNKFRTIPFTTPLNITDLSMNGNDLVNLTTNSLSMVPYLRTLSLAKNKISRIDADAFSPLRVLEELYLNDNDLSYLPRLWSKSIENLRYLDLSKNKITSLDYVFGSNYVPLNELHLDDNPLENIKMDSLAMFAKNLTIYFNFGRNPTNNCARPINNGWSKNYY; encoded by the coding sequence ATGATGCTCATAACAACAGCGGTAATTCTTTCGCTGCTAATCGCGTATGGTAACGCATATGAGGAATATCCGGCAATCTGTAAGAACGAGACCTTCACAATGAATATTGCCAGTGATACACTTTTACATAAATTCATTGTATCTGGCACTATACGATGTATAAACATTCCATCTGGCGGTATCAAATTCATGGAACAAGGTGCTTTTGACGGAGTACCAAATTTGACTTATTTGAATCTTGAAAGGAATTTCATTTCCCCTTCTGATTTATTCTCTTTCGGTAGCATTCCGAACATCAAGGCATTGATTCTCAGCGATCAGACATACAATTCTTACCAATCAAGTGTgccaataaattatatatatccagagcttcaatatttaaatttaagaaacaCTAAGATCTCGAATATAATAAACTATACTGAGAATTCTTTTCCGAAGTTGAAGTATTTAGACATTTCAGGCAACAGATTTTCTTCGTTTAAATTCGTACAACTATGGAACAACACGCTTACGTTTTTACACCTTAATAGTAATCAGATTTCCGATATTTCCTTGAATAACTTAAAGAATCTAGAGACGCTGACactggataataataacattcgAAGAATAGGTTATAGTTATTATAATAATCTTGATCTTACGGGTCTGAAAAACTTGAAACACCTTTCCGTAGCGAATAACGAGATTGATTCGATTGATAGATTGGCATTCAAGGAGACGGTTAACCTTCGATATCTGAACCTCTCCAATAATCAGTTGCCGtcatataattcaaattttcaatcatttGAACATCTGTCCTCTTTGGAAATTCTTGCATTGGATGACAATAAATTTAGAACCATTCCATTCACGACACCTTTGAATATAACAGATCTGTCGATGAATGGTAACGATTTGGTTAATTTAACAACGAACTCGCTCTCCATGGTGCCATACCTGAGAACGCTTTCATTAGCTAAAAATAAGATTTCACGAATTGACGCGGATGCATTTTCCCCTCTACGGGTGTTAGAGGAATTGTATCTGAACGATAATGACTTGAGTTATTTGCCTCGTTTGTGGAGTAAATCCATAGAAAATCTTCGATACTTGGACTTATCCAAGAACAAGATTACATCTTTGGATTATGTGTTTGGTTCTAATTATGTGCCTTTGAATGAACTTCATTTGGATGACAATCCTCTGGAAAACATCAAGATGGATTCGTTAGCAATGTTTGCaaaaaatttgacgatttattTCAACTTCGGCAGAAATCCAACCAATAACTGTGCACGTCCAATCAACAATGGTTGGTcaaaaaattactattaa
- the LOC143264659 gene encoding uncharacterized protein LOC143264659 — protein sequence MSTEGSATDAPVDAMRHEIQASEFRNVKLPAFWKEEPPLWFIMLEREFAAYGVRAGAVKSSAVVRSLDQDTMKIVLDVIEAPPDKSTYNDIKRALIERLARSDEANLRHLLSGLELGNRRPSELLREMSQLAGANVGESALRALWIQRLPGRVQEILSIIDDADLQRLAKVADKTMERSAAEVSAIADFTHAKRDTMADATRDDRPGHQDGELAAIARRLSRVEIELTRRNRNRSKQHFYRRRSASRDDSTKRNGLCWFHHKFAEQSWKCRKPCSWTGPDKRGPEKN from the coding sequence ATGAGTACGGAAGGAAGTGCAACCGACGCTCCGGTGGACGCCATGCGGCATGAGATACAGGCAAGTGAATTTCGGAATGTAAAGCTTCCTGCGTTCTGGAAAGAAGAACCGCCCTTGTGGTTTATCATGCTAGAAAGAGAGTTCGCAGCATACGGCGTGCGAGCCGGTGCTGTAAAAAGCTCCGCGGTAGTCCGAAGTTTAGATCAGGACACGATGAAGATCGTACTAGATGTAATAGAGGCCCCGCCGGATAAAAGTACATATAATGACATAAAACGCGCATTGATAGAAAGGCTAGCCAGGTCGGACGAAGCTAACTTAAGACATCTCCTATCTGGCCTCGAACTGGGCAACAGAAGACCGTCCGAGCTCCTAAGGGAGATGAGCCAGCTCGCGGGGGCGAACGTTGGGGAGAGCGCACTCCGCGCGCTGTGGATCCAGCGGCTTCCGGGCAGGGTGCAGGAGATCCTGTCTATAATCGATGATGCGGACCTGCAAAGATTGGCGAAAGTCGCCGATAAAACAATGGAGCGTTCGGCAGCCGAAGTGTCGGCCATTGCCGATTTCACCCACGCCAAGCGGGACACAATGGCGGACGCAACGCGGGACGACAGGCCCGGACACCAAGATGGCGAATTGGCGGCAATCGCGAGGCGATTGTCTCGCGTGGAGATCGAGCTGACCAGGAGAAACCGCAATCGCAGCAAACAGCATTTCTACAGAAGGAGGAGCGCCAGCCGGGACGACAGCACGAAACGGAACGGGTTGTGCTGGTTCCACCATAAATTCGCCGAGCAGTCCTGGAAATGCAGGAAGCCGTGCAGCTGGACAGGTCCGGACAAACGTGGACCAGAAAAAAACTAA